The Lasioglossum baleicum chromosome 10, iyLasBale1, whole genome shotgun sequence genome contains the following window.
AGTTAATACCAGGATACGGAGGTGGCATGTCCGTCATGTATACACTGTTCGCTGTATACATAGAAAaagatgtttaaacaatcgtactAACTGTAACTAGTTCGTAAACTAAATTTAAGCAGACAATCGAATAACACTTCGACTACCATATCATTGTTgtgattttgttcattttctttttcataaaaTACTATGAATATTATTAAAGAAGACCAAAAAAACTACTTTTGTACTATTCAGAAGAAAAACATTTAACCTGGTGGCATATCTGGGAATACATTGGTAGGTGGTACCCAACCATAATATCCGGGAGGTGCTTGATAAGCAGGTGGTGGAGCGGCATACCAGTTCGATGTTGGTGGTTCATACGGCGGTGGAGCATTGTATCCAGGACCGTTACGTTGAGCTATGTACAAGTATAATTACCATTAGTACATTCGACAATCGGATAGGAATGAATacgaattatacagggtgattctgggaactgggataACTTActcttttttcaataaaaatagaaaaagtgATAGAGGAAAAAATCATAGGTATGTCCTAACTTCCTGTGACCTTGTCTTTTATGTGGACGCACTGATGCACCCACCAGgcgcaattgcactttattctttaatgcaactcaatttttttgttaaaccaattGATCCGTTTCATTATCCTatgtataaaagtactaacccaattGTGCCAGAAACGTACTTTCCTGCAAGAAGTGTATCCGAACTCTCTCAAATATCTTCTAAAGTACTGACATTTCGTTGAccttgggttagtacttttatacgcaggataataaaagggatcgattggtttaacaaaaaaattgagttGCATTAaggaataaagtgcaattgtgCCTGGTGGATGCATCGGTGCATGCACATAAAAAATATGGTCATAGCAAGTTAGGATGTACTACACATTGgctatgatttttttttctatatttacTTAACATATTCCGTGCCAAGCCGTTACTACTCGATTTTTCATTCAAGCTCATTCGTTTCGtgaaaatatattctacagtcttaaactcgttataaaacatatttttttagagCATTAAGTAACTATATCAGTGTGTACCACCAGTGGTACACGCAGTTTGAAGTTTACCGTgtacacgtggcacggaacgtgttaagaaAAGAGCAGTAACGTGTCCTAGTTCCCAGAATCATCCTGTGAATCAAGTAACAGCAATCTCACCTACTGCCGCTGCTCTCAGCATTGCCTGTCCAAACTCTATCGCGCCGCCACTCTTAAAGTACAGCTTGAATTTGCATTCTCCGATCCAATTACCATTCGGCTGGGCACGACATTTGCCTTTGATGTAATTAGCTCCAAACATTGGTTGTTCCACTTCGACGTCGCTCAACGTTATGAATGGGAAGCTAAATGACTGCATCTTTTCTTTCTGATCTTTAGCATTGAAAATCATTCTATGCGTAGTCAGGTATAACAGGCCTCGCTTGTTCCCGAGGAACTCGGGTTGTTCCGGTCCGTGGAACTCCATGGTAACATTGTCGCAGTATAATAATATGCTGAGGAAAGAAATATTTTCCTTGTTGATCTTTTTAttacatcgattgcatcatattAATAAAATCTGAGGTTCGATCGTTTGTATGAACGTTGAAATTATTTGGTAAATCGAGAGACGGTAATTTTCCGTAGGCGGTGGCGTCGTTAATAAAGGAAAGATTAACTCGCATAATCAGGAAACCGCCTTCGGAAGGCCACGACGGTGAACTACGTTGTACAAATGTCACGAACGACAACGTGCCAAGATACTATTGACAATTGTTCGAATGATGGTATAAACTTCTCAACTTACTATTCGTCGGCGTGTATAAGAACGCCGCCATTTGCGTGCGCTGTATTTAGTGACATATTTGCCGACTTTCGCTCGAAATACCGCTGTAACTGCAACTGTTCGTCTTCTTCATCAGCTGATTCATAAGTGATAAGTATGACGCAGTGCGCAAGCGTATACTTATCACAACATAGTATAGCAAATGACACAGTATGTAAAGTATACCGAGTGTCCCGAGAAAACCGTTATAAACACTCCTATTCATATAACAATTATCTGTAAACATTCGATCCTCTTTTCACGTGGTGTTCGACAAATATATATGTCGCAATTTGATTTTACAATAAGTGGAaaactacatatatgtatatgtatacatatatattaaatCACACTTCGTCGTTACGTCACTGGTAGCGCGTAGTATAAGAGAATacgtatatttattcatatgctATATATATAGAGTTATATTTCAGTTTCCAGGAAATTGTAGCTGATCACGTGTCTCCTACGATATAAAACGTACGAGGATTATAAAGGTTCAAAAGACTTTCGAAGAGTCTTTCATTGTTTGTTTACGTATAGAGAGAAAACTTTATAGGACAAAAGCTGAACACAATAACAAATGTATATCTCTGGAAGAACAAGATGGCGGTCTCGATGGAATGAATGTCCGCATGAATAAAAACGCATTTGTAATTTGAATTCGTAGAAAAGAATCATTTTCCTTCCTTATAGATTATAGAGTATAaaatatactatatgtatacatatacatatatgtatataagtatccggtgatttatggacgggatCCCGTACACTCGAGTGTATACGAATGTAAAAGATACACCATTTTCTGTACAACCCCCTTACAGGTCTCGAAATTGTGTAACCCCATCGATTTTGAAAAAGTGACGTTCAAAAGCCAAGAAAGACATTGCAAAATGATCCGGCTCGAGTCGTTGAGGTTCGACCAGGTTCGACGCGATTCACCGGTCAAATTTTCCGGTAGATCGTGTTCCACGTTCCACGGGGGAAACGAAAGCGCGCGCAGAAATCAATGCCGCAAATATTTAAAGCATGCGCCAGAGAGGGTGGCGGATCACGATCTCCGTATTACGCTTGAAGAAATATAAATACGGTGTGCGATCAGGTGCGATTAAACTGATCGGTAAAAAGTGTCAAGTGCTATACTGCACGGTCAAGTTCAGTGGAAAGAAGCGAGCGTCGAACGTTGAAGGGTTGAACATTGAACGTCTATGATGGACTAATACGAGCGTCTGCTAGCTTCCGTTCCATCTAAATAGACCATTCTCACCGAAACCTGCGAAAAAACGGTGAAACATGGATGAGAATTTGAGCCGGGGATACGTGCAGTTAGGCAAGGCGAGGGGCATGAACGAGTTCAAGTTTTCGAACGGATTCACGCATCTTTCGCCGCCAGTAGACAAACGAAACTTTGTCTACTTTACCCTGATTCTTGGCGGCATCGGATTCCTCCTACCGTACTACAGGTCACGCTACAATATTATACTATTTTCACCCCTTGCGCGTCGGCATTCAGATCTCTCTTCaaatttgtatatttatatatattttctttcgaACAATTACAATAAGCCTTTTGTTTCGCAGCATGTATCGCTGCACCGCTATGTGTCTATATAAATAGACACGCTACCGACCGGAAGTTGTGCGATGCGAACTTGACCTTCCCGATAAGGGaacgaacattttttttaatgccGACGATTACGGGATTCAAATGCTGtaacaatatattttattttcaatcgatAGTACATATAGGAAAGATTGAAAATATCTACTCTTTACAGCTTCATCATAGCAGTGGATTATTTCCAAGCAAAATATCCTGGCACCACAGTTATCTTTGACATGTCCCTCGTTTACATTATCATGGCTTTCTTTGCGGTATTCGCGAATAACATACTGGTTGAAACACTCTCCTTGAATACTAGAATAACTTTCGGTAAGATTCACAGATAATGCAAATTAATTGAATATAATAACGTCAATAACGATTTCAGGATACCTGGTGTCTTTCTTCACGTTGAATTTTGTCGTAATCATCGAGATCTGGTGGGATTGGTTCAGCGTTGCTACTTCTTACACGATTAATTTGGTTGCTGTTGCAATCGTATCGCTTGGGTGTACAGGTAACAATTCTTATTCGCAGTTATTTCTTTGTTTATCGATAGTTTGCTAACGTTTATGAATTGTAGTTCAACAGTCGAGCTTCTACGGATATACATCTATGCTTCCCAGCCGGTATACTCAAGCAGTGATGACTGGAGAAAGTGAGTAATGCGATATtcttgtttaacactaaacctactgaccatcaaaagtgactaatgtgtatggtattataaaaatgacaagattaaattcatttatattttgtgtgatttttactataatatgtaTTGgagtaaaaaaatgtattcaatcaattcccatgaaaacacctttacaatctcaataattgtcaaataaaaaatctgaaattggtcatttgaccccttgtggtaggtttagtgttgacaTGACAAATTGACAGAACGTAGGACAATTGCCTATTTTCTGGTACAGGTATCGCTGGTCTCTGGGTATCCACTGATCGCATATTTACGAAGTTACTGCTTGACGACGAACGCAGGAGCACAGCTCTGTTTTTTAGCTTGTTGACTGTAACGATCCTAATGTGCTTCGTGCTACATCAAGTGGTTCGCAAGACTGACTTCGTGCAATTCTACATAACGTTATGTCAGGAGAGGAACCGAATAACATTGGAACCAACCGAAGATGTGGGCCTGGTACGCATCAtgtttattattgaaataataatagcGGATAACTTTTATTAAGGATTGTTTTTTCACTAGATGGATCCCATGGATCCAGTTGGGGACTCTGCGAAGGGTCAATACGGTGTTTTGAAGATCCAGACTAGCCCCTTAGGCGCTGATTCTGCAAGTGGAAATAACGATTTGAATGGTGAGTTCTGGATTGTTTAATATCTctgcgaatattattaatttgtgTTAATTTTCAGGGATGAATCAATATTCAGCGTTCTCGTTCAGTAATCCTGTCTACGAACCCAGTGCACCGACAAATCCTCCTGGCAGCGCGGGTCCCACTTACAAGGTTGAAGATGTTGTTGTTATGAGAGGATCTTATGGAACACAAACTAGTAAACCGTGGCCTGAAATTAAAAGTGTGTTAGTTTATTCTATCTATTAAGAGTTCTTCATAgaaaatacaactttcagtaATATCCAATGTTTGCAGGAGGTTTGCTCGCAAGACTCGAGGTAGCCAAGATCATATTTCCATACATGTCCAGTATCGGTATCGCGTACTTTGTTACGCTTTCCCTATATCCCGGTATCATGTCAGAAATAATTTCCTGTAGACTCGAGTCGTGGATGCCGGTAATCCTAATGGCTGCATTTAATGCTTCTGACGTATTAGGCAAGGTAACtgtaaattatattattcttcGTCGCGTCGCAGacgatgtacatatatgtattcggttgaaatcattgaaaaatcattTATATTTCAGCTTCTCGCACTGATACCCTACGAGTGGAAACGCACCGAGTTACTACACTTTTCATGCGGCCGTGTTATACTGATACCTTTGTTTTTATTGTGTGTACTTCCAAGAGGTGCTCCGATCTTTCTCGGCGAAGAGTATCCATTATTATTTTCTTGTTTACTTGGCGTTACAAACGGTATTGTGGGCTCGATACCAATGATGCAAGCACCCACCAAGGTCCCGGAGGGATATCGTGAACTAGCAGGTATTTCCACGAGtaattctaatttatttcagcaaatttttttttatacgagaTTGTTCATTTCTCAGGGAACATTATGACTCTGTCGTACATCATGGGTCTGACTGTTGGTTCATTATTGGCGTACGTGATGGACACATGCTTCGGACTACAAGAACAAACTAAAGATATATGTTTCAAGGCATTACACGCTACAAGACATTACACAGAATCACCTCTGAATAATTCAACAAACTGCACTTTGATAAACGCTGTGTCTTCCACTACGCCCTTGTTAGAAACTATGTTACCCAAAGTCAAAGTGACCGCTAGCGTTTTGACGACGTTACTCGCATCCACTTTAATGCCTAACGATACTGTCAGCACTTTCACAAATGGTATCATGGAGACACCTACCACAGTATCCCCCAGATTGTTCGGCAATGCCTCGGTTAATAATGCAATTTTCCAACACTAGGACACGCACGTTTGTGTGCTGTGTTGAATCTGGTGCTTTTGCGAAAAAACTTAATTATGTACTATCGAAACTTCTGTATAAAACATTCTCTTCATCGATTAATCATTCTTCGTATATGTATCTTTTCGTTTCCTAAATAGTACTCCTACAGGAAACATGTTGATGAAATTTGAACATTGAAACTTAGAAAAACAGCTGTAGTAAACGTCGCCAGATTGAGCACACAcacaaaacttgaaattttctaccACTGTCATTCCATGAATCGTAGACATTCTTTTACCCGACTGTTTAAATAACACGACGGGGCAAGggatatttttaaatgtttaatgATCGATAGTCAATaggaagaaacaaaaaaaaaaaaaaagaacggagTAACGCTGAATGAAGTTAAGCAGGATGTTttcattatattaatttttcttgaaattctacaaacATATCCATTGAAACAAACAGCTTTTAGATCTTGTAATATAGAACGATACGTGTAGATATTCTTTGAATTTCTAGTTGTTGTAGGTTGTTTCTTTAAAAGGTATCGTGCCTTTCATACGATTGTGAATAATTTGTATTGTTCATTGCTTGTCAAATACTATTGTTAAAGGTGAGAAAATTCCAAATGTATATCTATACGAATATGTTGCATGTGTACAAAGGAGTGAGTGTTATTTAATCCTTAAATAATACAGtgatttatatataattatacatatacaaattcGTAAGATGACTAAAATTTTAGTCATCTATATTTGTATTGTTGagcatatattaatactctATCTATACCGTTTCTGTCCAGTAAATGGAGGAATGACgtggaatcaaataaatatTATGGGTCAGGATAAATATCATTTAaggattaaattaaattttttacgaGCGTGGTAAAtttatttgttaaaaattgttACCTTAAGCTATATTTTTCTAGAACCGTTTAGAATATTTTTTGATTTCTTAGACGGTTCTTCTTGGCAATTCTGATATGCGATACAATTGTTAGATCGTCGGTGATCGGGAAGTAGCGTGTGTATAAGTGATGAAGTTATTGCGCAGTTATATTCTGTACGAAATTGTTATATTTCCGCGtaaatagttaatatatataattatatattgtaAGATATACTTATATACTTCCGCATAAAACGAAGAAGAGAAAGCATTTGTCTTTTTTGAGCGTGTAGTTTTGTCTACGTTATACATATGCCCGGAACATAAATCCGCAGTTTCGtggaaaatttatataatcaaatcTTCAATCTTTATAGCATTGAAATCTACGAATCACGTCGACGAGATAgaatttaaacgggaattatttgATAACTTGGGTAGGAAGATGATTCTTTGATTGTTTGTTTTGGAACAAATCATGTAATGAAGCTCATCCAAGCTCGTGAATTAAATGGACTTAAAATAACCGATGAATCGTACGTGTGCGAATACGTTATTGTCGGAAGCCTTTTTACGAGCATTCCGATGCATTATTTTACCTATGAAATTGTATTACATTAAAGGATAAATGTATATGCGTAATATTCATCAAATGTACCACTCATCTGCTTACAGACATATTTCTTGTACATTTCTAGAGATCATTTAGAAGGGCATAGTGATTTTCTTGTGCgtatcaatattttcaactgTACTATCAACAACATCGTCACAGATTTCCGTTCGTTTGATATGTATAATGCTCCGACATCTATTTCGTTAAAACAACACGTGAAAAGAGTAGACGCTTGCTGTAGACACGAGAAAGAATATCAATAATATCCATTatacacaatataatataagTATACCTTAATTATACTTTTACATATCCTTATAATAGATTTCGAggtttttgatgaaatttaagggTATATAACCGATGTTTAAGGAcaagaatatataatatatgtgtgTACAAATTCTTGCaagtgaataataatttttaaacgaatttttTATGACGCGTTTGtttgatgaaatatttttatgaataaCTCGATTTGGATTTATAAGTCACAGGGAGATGAGATACTTTACTCGTCGTTTCTTATGCGATAGCggcatattttttattactttttaacTTACATCATAAACATATGAGAGTTCcaaaatatatatatctatcaaaactaatatatataaaaagaatattCCAAGCGTGACATCCGTTACGAAGGAAAACAtattatgaatatatatatattcggtTGTAAGATGACTAAATGAGACGGTATAGTCAAACTAACAAAATGAGCGAGGTTGATGACTACGAATGTACAGTATAAGAATGCTGCTTGAAGATCGTGTGTAGAAAATATggaaaatgattttcttttatatatatCATATTTTTTCTTCATATTAGTATTATTCTTTCCGCGAATAACGTTGTATCGGATGCGTTACGGAGTCAGTTTTTGAACAAACTATAATATATGATTATATATTATGCACTCGAGGCGTAAAAATACTACGATCAATTATGAATACAAGATTAGTTGTAATTGATTATTAGAATTAATATCGTCATGTATTTAAAAACTACTCCATATCGCGATGAATTAATATGTACaagtaataaatatgtatatacatatatatatttatttatattattttctttaattaATAGCTTATTctactattatatgtatatatgtatacagtgactcgaattaatatacGGACGCTCCTCAGATAGCACCCAACGTCTCTTAGACGTCTGTTTTACGTCGTTTTTAGGTATGAgcgtcttacgtcctaaaaagatTTCGGAGATGGTGTTTTAAAAGACGTCTCTAAGACGTACCGTTTTGTAACACAAGACATTCAGGAGACTTTCGGGAGCCGTTCAGACGTCCGAATGTCGAATGACGTCTTACAGATGTCTCAATGTTATCTAGGTCTAAAAaacacgataacttttttaatattgtactatacgatttgaacttttttgggaagctagagcaattagtttactataggatgtgaaaagaaattttttcgaaaattgcaattaatcggaattgtagagaaaatactaaaagttgcattttacaacgtcgaccgattttgacgaaattttcagtatatgtttaattcacacagatctacaaatgtattttataaattttcaatataggcccgcataagaatgttgtaaaatgcaacttttagtattttttctacaattccgatcaattgcagtttctgaaaaaatttcttttcaacaaaaaagttaaaatcgtatagtacaatattaaaaaagttatcgtcttttttagagtgtccgaatattaattcgagtcattgtaaaaatatatataatatatgaatCAAACATTACATTCTTAACCGCGCTTTATCATTTTCGTCGTTATACTGATCTtcgtaaatattttcatttaaaaaagaattaaagGGGGAGAAAAAAGAGAATATATAGTTATCAAATACTTCGATGTATTActataaaatattgattattcaACAAATAGTTATCAAGAAAGCTAAAAGATACAATTTTCCGTCAAATATGTGATCGCACTTTGTATAacttgaaaaataattaatcagTGATATATGATTATAATACATTCTGACTAGGAATTACTTATTTCTCATTACATATATAGCATTCACGTCAATCTCTGTTATTCGCTTAGATCTCTCCTATTTATGATATGATGCAATGAAATGATAAATATCATTCTATCACAGTTAATGTTACCTTTAATGTTACCTTTATTCGTTTAAGGCTATATAGAACTGTTTTAAAATTAGTTTAGATACTTAGCAGCCCAGTCGACCCGACCATGAATACTTCCGCTGCCTTTCGGGTTCACCGAATTCCCATACACGCCCGGTTGAAGCGTTACTTTGCTTGTAGACTCTAGAAAACGAATTGTTTAATAACGCGCAATGTTGCGCGTACAATACATAAATCAACGGTTTCCAACCATTATGCTACTATGATTCCccgaaaaaattcttttccgCGTCTCACtaccttttatatttttaatagatataataatataaacacgTTTTTTAAGAATTgttaagttttatttatttatttgtagatattatggtacgaagattaatgttttatttaaaaatttgtgccttctaggttggaaaccgctgctgtaaatgtatatgtatatataagcgTATCGAAAGTTAACTTCAGACACTCACTGATGTTTTGCGTGCCATAAACACTGGGATAAGGCAATCTCAAGGTTTGGTCTGTTATGTAACGATTTCTTGGAAGGTAATACTGTTTCGTCTGATTATCGATAGAATTCCTAGGTACCCAGAAGGAATCGGTGAACTGTTCGTACTTCTCCATTGGTTGGCCAACCACCAAATTCCTTATTAGCGTAGGTCGGTTCGAATCCGAGTCGCCATTTCTTCAAACGAAAAGAAAAGTAGAATATTATTAGAAACATGCGGCAAAGAGAGAACAATGGATAATCGTGTTTTCTAATGTTGCGATTGTTTTATCGATCGGTTGAAATTCCTTCCGATTCGTGACAGAAAGTTCCAAAGATTTGCTAAGCAGAAGATCCTTTTTAATTGACGTTCCCACGTATGCCAGAAATGcacaataattttcaaatatgtCAAAACTAATGTTTTATAGGATCCTTCTGCGAAGATGTCGATATGCGACATGCaatggggttttcagtagtcaaaagcattAGACaggagatcaatctaggccgcaatctcTCTATTGGATAAGAACATGCGAGGATTTACCATAGGAACCTCAAAGAGTACAAGAATAAATATGGACAGCGGTGCAACCAGTACCCTTGCaaaccttctttttttttgtttaaggaAATGCTATTACGCACACCCCCCTTAGATGGAAGTTGGGAGGTAGTGTGAGGCTCAGCCTCCCCCTAAAATGTAAGTTGGAGGAACGGGACTTAATCCCTagccatacccactaaaaccccaccgcccaaGGCTTCCACACCTTATCCCTTCGACTTTTTGACCGGAGATAGACGTGTACACTCTTTTTCTCCTCCGGTAAAACCACGCCTGTTCTTATCAATTATACCCTTGCAAACCTGGAAATGCGAGTTTACCATGTACTCCCAATATTAGCAGCGAATAGGGATATGCTTTAGGAACTTTCGATACCTTGACGACAGACTTGTACTGGGCCCAGCAACGTACCGGGCCACGCTGAGGTAGTGTTGTTTTGCGGAGACTTTCCTACCATTCTTCAGGGTAGACTGTGATTGCTCCCAGTTCAGTGGGGCCGGCTCGTTCCACGTCGGTAACGTCCAGTTGTTTTGCTTTAGATTGTCTGGCAAGTAATTGGCGTTCCAATTGGCACGGTTCTCTTTGTACACACGGTCCGGGGCAAGCTTTACGTTCACATTCTCGGGAACGATCTTGCTTCTGATGTGGACAATCAGAGGATTAGATTACAAACAGCCCGGGTTTGCACGGCTTTGATTAGGGAATTCGGGCAACGCACCCCAGAAGCTCGGCAAACTCATCCTCGTCCCACTTCGGGACATTATTATCGCGGATGTAATTGTTGTGGTTCAACAACGGCAGTAtcggctgttgttgttgttgttgttgctgctgctgttgcgacTGTATTATTTTCTCCTGCGCCCTAGCATAATTGACAATTTAATTTACGATAACAATCGTTGAGATGTGCATTCGCACAGAAGAATCATATACGTATAATATACCTGACTTCCAAGGCGTCATCCAGGTCATCCTGCGAATAGTTATACTGTTTAGGCATGGCAGGTGGAAGATTCACTTTATTCAGCACCAGATCTCGATGCGACGCAACCccaatctttttactgtttacCAGACGCGGTACATTCACTTGAAAGTAGGGGTACCTGAGGAATATACATGCTCTTCAGTAATTCGTAGATTCTATACTGCTTTTCCGTTTCCAAGAAATTCAGCTACCTCAGGGACTGCTGTGCCGTGGGTCTTTTAATTGGATTCCACTGTAACATGTCTTCCATGAGTATCACTGCCTCCTGGCTAGCATTCGGTATCAGTACGTTCAGAGACGTGCGCGTAAAGTTTGGGAATTTAAAGTTCATTGCAGCAGCCAGCTGGTAACCCTCCGGCCAATCGTCCTTCTCGGGCGTGCCGATTACGGAGCAGATTTTGAAGATCTCGTCGATCTCGCTTTTACCGGGAAACAACGGCCGGAAAGTGTACAGTTCAGCCATGATACAGCCCACAGCCCAAATGTCAATCGGGCTGTTGTACGTTGTCGAATGGAGCAACACTTCCGGCGCTCTGTACCTGGAAGACGTACACAGTTTTTTTGTTAGGTTTGTTAGTTTACGTATCCGCCTGTTACTAAGATTCGGTTTTGTTTGAACAAATTTTGAAGATTTTGCTGGCTCGGTCAGAATGATCGTTACCATCTTGTAGACACATAGTCCGTGTAAGGTGGCCTCGACCGGATCTCTCTAGCCAGTCCGAAATCGGCGATCTTCACCAGTTCCGGTCCCATGCATAGCAAATTCTCCGGCTTCATGTCGCGATGGAAGAACCCATGTTTATGCATGAACGCCAGCCCCTGCAGCACCTGGTAAACTATATTCCTGATCACCGCTTCCGGAAACAACTTGTCCCTGTTACGCAACGGAAGCAGAGGTTTGCGACGGTTCCCAACAACAACCAACGATGAAACTCTAAAGTGGTCCGTTACCTGTCTTTCATCAGTTGGTACAGATTCTCCTTCATGTATTCAAAAACAAAGTAGAGAACGTCGTTCTCTCGTATGACCTCCTTCAGCTTCACCACATTCGCGTGGCTGAGTTTCTTCAACGACTGcagcaaaaatgaataggtgaaatacaaaatggaagaaacattactggtacattattttcaacgtacaatattattgttttattttatatttctttttctaataTTATTCTTTTTGAGTATCTTCCTAGCTAGGTAGTAATGACGGTCCCCTACCTTAACTTCCCGTAGGTTCATAGCCTCCTCCCAGGAATAGTACTTCCTCTTCATCCTTTTGATAGCCACCTTCTCCCCCGTGTCGATACGCTCCCCAAGAACGACGGAACCGAACGTTCCGTCGCCTAGCTGGTTCAACGTGATGTATCGGTTCATCTTCATCAATGTAGACTTCCTCAGGCTATTCGTGAGTTCTTCAACGTCTCAGATGGCTCGACGGTCGAGACCCTGTCTGTGCATCATACTAGTTTCTGAAAAATAACGAATAAACCAATGAATTTTCTATCCGTTCCTACCACATCGTTATCTTCGATCGCATATCAACATCTC
Protein-coding sequences here:
- the Wbp2 gene encoding WW domain binding protein 2 isoform X1; the encoded protein is MSLNTAHANGGVLIHADEYILLYCDNVTMEFHGPEQPEFLGNKRGLLYLTTHRMIFNAKDQKEKMQSFSFPFITLSDVEVEQPMFGANYIKGKCRAQPNGNWIGECKFKLYFKSGGAIEFGQAMLRAAAVAQRNGPGYNAPPPYEPPTSNWYAAPPPAYQAPPGYYGWVPPTNVFPDMPPANSVYMTDMPPPYPGINSPYASSAPQQGAWGAPGQQTGWAPPQQNGAPGWANPSYNSQPMSQAGGYPNYQQPSYNGYPQNPPPYSQYPQGNNYPQPQYNPQQNSYKPYPPGY
- the Wbp2 gene encoding WW domain binding protein 2 isoform X2, which translates into the protein MSLNTAHANGGVLIHADEYILLYCDNVTMEFHGPEQPEFLGNKRGLLYLTTHRMIFNAKDQKEKMQSFSFPFITLSDVEVEQPMFGANYIKGKCRAQPNGNWIGECKFKLYFKSGGAIEFGQAMLRAAAVAQRNGPGYNAPPPYEPPTSNWYAAPPPAYQAPPGYYGWVPPTNVFPDMPPANSVYMTDMPPPYPGINSPYASSAPQQGAWGAPGQQTGWAPPQQNGAPGWANPSYNSQPMSQADAKAAEAAQSAYYDPSRPQCAYVPPPAYYESPPSFQQATEKKDQ
- the Ent3 gene encoding equilibrative nucleoside transporter 3 isoform X1, whose protein sequence is MDENLSRGYVQLGKARGMNEFKFSNGFTHLSPPVDKRNFVYFTLILGGIGFLLPYYSFIIAVDYFQAKYPGTTVIFDMSLVYIIMAFFAVFANNILVETLSLNTRITFGYLVSFFTLNFVVIIEIWWDWFSVATSYTINLVAVAIVSLGCTVQQSSFYGYTSMLPSRYTQAVMTGESIAGLWVSTDRIFTKLLLDDERRSTALFFSLLTVTILMCFVLHQVVRKTDFVQFYITLCQERNRITLEPTEDVGLMDPMDPVGDSAKGQYGVLKIQTSPLGADSASGNNDLNGMNQYSAFSFSNPVYEPSAPTNPPGSAGPTYKVEDVVVMRGSYGTQTSKPWPEIKRGLLARLEVAKIIFPYMSSIGIAYFVTLSLYPGIMSEIISCRLESWMPVILMAAFNASDVLGKLLALIPYEWKRTELLHFSCGRVILIPLFLLCVLPRGAPIFLGEEYPLLFSCLLGVTNGIVGSIPMMQAPTKVPEGYRELAGNIMTLSYIMGLTVGSLLAYVMDTCFGLQEQTKDICFKALHATRHYTESPLNNSTNCTLINAVSSTTPLLETMLPKVKVTASVLTTLLASTLMPNDTVSTFTNGIMETPTTVSPRLFGNASVNNAIFQH
- the Ent3 gene encoding equilibrative nucleoside transporter 3 isoform X2, which codes for MLFIIAVDYFQAKYPGTTVIFDMSLVYIIMAFFAVFANNILVETLSLNTRITFGYLVSFFTLNFVVIIEIWWDWFSVATSYTINLVAVAIVSLGCTVQQSSFYGYTSMLPSRYTQAVMTGESIAGLWVSTDRIFTKLLLDDERRSTALFFSLLTVTILMCFVLHQVVRKTDFVQFYITLCQERNRITLEPTEDVGLMDPMDPVGDSAKGQYGVLKIQTSPLGADSASGNNDLNGMNQYSAFSFSNPVYEPSAPTNPPGSAGPTYKVEDVVVMRGSYGTQTSKPWPEIKRGLLARLEVAKIIFPYMSSIGIAYFVTLSLYPGIMSEIISCRLESWMPVILMAAFNASDVLGKLLALIPYEWKRTELLHFSCGRVILIPLFLLCVLPRGAPIFLGEEYPLLFSCLLGVTNGIVGSIPMMQAPTKVPEGYRELAGNIMTLSYIMGLTVGSLLAYVMDTCFGLQEQTKDICFKALHATRHYTESPLNNSTNCTLINAVSSTTPLLETMLPKVKVTASVLTTLLASTLMPNDTVSTFTNGIMETPTTVSPRLFGNASVNNAIFQH